In Devosia litorisediminis, one genomic interval encodes:
- a CDS encoding Bug family tripartite tricarboxylate transporter substrate binding protein — MFKKLVMAAPILAMMAGTAFAQDDYPSRSIRFIIGFGAGGNADTVARIIGEDMSKTLGQPVVVESKPGAGGNVASDFVSKAEPDGYTIQLMVGGHAVSAALYNEQPFDPIEDFTFVSTIGQFPFFVAARAGAFDSIEDLIAQAKAAPGTLKIGHSGVGSTQHLTGELMDMETGADFIHIPYKGGAAAATALLGGEVDVVIDTGTVVAPQAEGGEFDLLAVSSKDPWPTMSDVPSLSNTVAPGLDIVSWTGVGMPAGVDPAIVEKVRSAVHAALANPEVADRIVALGAFPKPNSGEEMRGMIEHQIAVWTAVVDAAGIEKN, encoded by the coding sequence ATGTTCAAAAAACTGGTAATGGCTGCGCCAATCTTGGCGATGATGGCAGGTACTGCCTTCGCACAGGATGATTATCCATCACGCTCGATCCGGTTCATCATCGGCTTCGGCGCGGGCGGCAATGCCGACACCGTGGCCCGTATCATCGGCGAAGACATGTCCAAGACGCTGGGTCAGCCTGTCGTGGTTGAATCCAAGCCAGGTGCAGGCGGCAATGTCGCCTCGGACTTTGTGTCCAAGGCCGAGCCCGACGGCTACACCATCCAGCTGATGGTTGGCGGTCACGCCGTGTCCGCGGCGCTCTACAATGAGCAGCCATTTGATCCGATCGAAGACTTCACCTTCGTGTCGACCATTGGCCAGTTCCCGTTCTTTGTGGCGGCGCGCGCTGGTGCATTTGACTCGATCGAAGACCTGATCGCCCAGGCCAAGGCCGCACCCGGTACGCTCAAGATTGGTCACTCCGGTGTGGGCTCGACACAGCATCTGACCGGCGAGCTGATGGATATGGAAACCGGCGCCGACTTCATCCACATCCCCTATAAGGGCGGTGCGGCTGCTGCGACTGCCCTGCTGGGCGGCGAAGTTGATGTCGTGATCGATACCGGCACCGTGGTTGCACCACAGGCTGAAGGCGGCGAGTTCGACCTGCTGGCCGTGTCGTCCAAGGATCCATGGCCAACAATGTCGGATGTGCCATCGCTGTCCAACACTGTCGCACCGGGCCTGGACATCGTGTCGTGGACTGGCGTGGGCATGCCTGCCGGCGTTGACCCCGCGATTGTCGAAAAGGTTCGCAGCGCCGTGCATGCAGCTCTGGCCAATCCCGAAGTTGCTGACCGCATCGTGGCTCTGGGCGCATTCCCCAAGCCAAACTCGGGCGAAGAAATGCGCGGCATGATCGAACACCAGATCGCTGTGTGGACTGCCGTTGTTGATGCTGCAGGCATCGAGAAGAACTAA
- a CDS encoding YciI family protein — translation MIEKTPDELTAAMLRQELFVVTTTPARSPQIQAMLPEHLDYQVQLEREGKLFGAGPLFQQNSDVPYAGMIILRAATIDEARAIANADPFHKAGLRSYTINKWLLNEGSMTVTVRYSDRSAVIARTAHDTSGQP, via the coding sequence ATGATCGAGAAGACCCCGGATGAACTGACCGCCGCCATGCTCCGCCAGGAGCTGTTTGTGGTCACCACCACCCCGGCCCGCTCGCCGCAGATCCAAGCCATGCTGCCCGAACACCTGGACTATCAGGTGCAACTGGAGCGCGAAGGCAAGCTGTTCGGCGCCGGCCCCCTGTTTCAGCAGAATTCGGACGTGCCCTATGCCGGCATGATCATCCTGCGCGCCGCCACTATCGACGAGGCGCGCGCCATCGCCAATGCCGACCCATTCCACAAGGCGGGACTGCGCAGCTACACGATCAACAAATGGCTGCTCAATGAGGGTAGCATGACGGTCACGGTTCGCTATTCGGACCGCAGCGCCGTGATCGCGCGGACCGCCCACGACACCAGCGGCCAGCCTTGA
- a CDS encoding NIPSNAP family protein, protein MIYEMRVYHCVPGHLPTLLKRFEDTTLGVWERMGIRPAGFFTTVVGESNQDLTYFLAWESLEERERVWGAFTKDPEWVAARAAHIEKYGEVVAKVSNQFMAPTAFSTVK, encoded by the coding sequence ATGATCTATGAAATGCGCGTCTATCACTGTGTTCCCGGCCATTTGCCGACACTGCTTAAGCGGTTTGAAGACACCACGCTGGGTGTGTGGGAACGCATGGGCATTCGCCCCGCCGGGTTTTTCACAACCGTTGTGGGGGAGTCCAATCAGGATTTGACCTACTTTCTGGCATGGGAATCGCTCGAAGAGCGCGAGCGCGTCTGGGGGGCTTTCACCAAGGACCCTGAATGGGTCGCCGCCCGCGCTGCCCATATCGAAAAATACGGCGAAGTCGTCGCCAAGGTGTCCAACCAGTTCATGGCACCGACGGCCTTTTCGACCGTCAAATAG
- a CDS encoding acyl-CoA dehydrogenase — MNASTKSSAPAAAGFDWADPFLLEDQLSTAERAVRDHARDFATNELLPVADQAYLDEVTDRDLLHRMGQAGLFGLSLPKEYGGAGENYVSYGLAAREFERVDSGYRTIMSVQSSLVMYPIHAYGSEEQRQKYLPKLAAGEWMGSFGLTEPEAGSDPGGMTTHAIKTADGYRLNGIKRWIGNAPIADVFVIWAKSEAHDGKVRGFILDRGLKGLSTPKIEGKLSMRTSITGEVIMENVEVSEDALLPNTSGLGGPFGCLNRARYGIAWGVMGAAEDCWMRARQYGLDRKQFNKPLAGTQLFQKKLADMQTEIALGLQAALRVGRLFDEDKMAPEMLSIIKRNNCGKALEIARIARDMHGGNGILAGNHVMRHAQNLESVNTYEGTHDVHALILGRAQTGLQAFF; from the coding sequence ATGAACGCATCCACCAAATCTTCTGCACCCGCCGCGGCTGGCTTTGACTGGGCCGATCCCTTTCTGCTCGAAGATCAGTTGAGCACGGCTGAGCGCGCTGTGCGCGACCATGCGCGGGACTTTGCGACCAATGAGCTGTTGCCGGTGGCTGACCAGGCCTATCTCGACGAAGTCACCGATCGCGATCTGCTGCACCGCATGGGCCAGGCTGGTCTGTTCGGCCTGAGCCTGCCCAAGGAATATGGCGGCGCGGGCGAGAACTACGTCTCCTATGGGCTGGCAGCGCGCGAGTTCGAACGCGTCGATTCCGGCTATCGCACCATTATGAGCGTGCAGTCTTCGCTGGTGATGTACCCCATCCATGCCTATGGCTCCGAAGAGCAGCGGCAGAAATACCTGCCCAAGCTGGCAGCGGGCGAGTGGATGGGCAGCTTTGGCCTGACCGAGCCTGAAGCCGGCTCGGACCCAGGTGGTATGACTACCCATGCGATCAAGACGGCCGACGGCTATCGCCTGAACGGTATCAAGCGCTGGATTGGTAACGCGCCGATTGCCGATGTGTTCGTGATCTGGGCCAAGTCGGAAGCCCATGACGGCAAGGTGCGTGGCTTTATTCTGGACCGCGGCCTGAAAGGACTGTCGACGCCCAAGATCGAAGGCAAGCTGAGCATGCGCACCTCGATCACCGGCGAGGTGATCATGGAGAATGTCGAGGTCTCCGAGGATGCCTTGCTGCCCAATACATCAGGACTGGGCGGCCCGTTTGGCTGTCTGAACCGGGCGCGCTATGGCATTGCCTGGGGCGTGATGGGTGCCGCCGAGGATTGCTGGATGCGCGCTCGCCAGTACGGACTGGATCGCAAGCAGTTCAACAAGCCGCTGGCGGGCACGCAGTTGTTCCAGAAAAAGCTTGCCGACATGCAGACCGAGATCGCCCTTGGCCTGCAGGCGGCGCTGCGCGTCGGTCGGCTGTTCGACGAAGACAAGATGGCGCCCGAAATGCTCTCGATCATCAAGCGCAACAATTGCGGCAAGGCGCTCGAAATCGCCCGCATCGCCCGCGACATGCATGGCGGCAACGGCATCCTGGCGGGCAACCATGTGATGCGCCACGCGCAAAATCTGGAAAGCGTGAACACCTATGAGGGCACCCATGATGTCCACGCCCTGATCCTGGGTCGCGCCCAGACAGGCCTGCAGGCCTTTTTCTAG
- a CDS encoding CaiB/BaiF CoA transferase family protein yields MPVSAPDQLPPLAGLRVVELARILAGPWLGQTLADLGAEVIKIESPEGDDTRSWGPPFMDRDDGKGGTERVAAYFQAANRGKTSVVCDLTKAGDLARLKALIAEADVVIENFKVGGLAKYGLDYASVSQSNPRLVYASITGFGQNGPRAAQPGYDFLIQGMSGIMDLTGEPDGEPQKVGVAWVDIFTGLYGVIGVQAALAERARSGKGQHIDLALLDTAVAVLANQAMNYMIGGEVPHRLGNAHPNIVPYQVFPASVGHLIIACGNDRQFVGLCGALGVAELSQDAEYATNPARVANRVALTALLDARTRQRSRADLIAALGVAGVPCGPINTVADALDDPQLQARELAIAPQGVPGLRSPLKFSRSPLALEHSAPTLGASDMPVWSKRDDPA; encoded by the coding sequence ATGCCCGTGAGCGCCCCTGATCAACTTCCCCCTCTGGCCGGCCTGCGTGTCGTGGAACTGGCGCGCATTCTCGCCGGCCCATGGCTGGGCCAGACACTGGCCGATCTGGGTGCCGAGGTGATCAAGATCGAAAGCCCGGAGGGCGACGACACCCGGAGTTGGGGCCCGCCGTTCATGGACCGTGATGATGGCAAGGGCGGCACCGAACGCGTGGCGGCCTATTTTCAGGCGGCCAATCGCGGCAAGACTTCGGTGGTGTGCGACCTGACCAAGGCTGGCGATCTGGCGCGGCTCAAGGCGCTGATCGCTGAAGCCGATGTGGTGATCGAGAATTTCAAGGTTGGCGGTCTGGCCAAGTATGGCCTCGATTACGCGAGCGTGTCGCAGAGCAATCCGCGGCTGGTCTATGCCTCGATCACCGGCTTTGGCCAGAATGGCCCCCGCGCCGCCCAGCCCGGCTATGATTTTCTGATCCAGGGCATGTCGGGCATCATGGATCTGACCGGCGAGCCGGACGGCGAACCGCAAAAGGTCGGGGTGGCCTGGGTCGATATCTTCACCGGGCTTTATGGCGTAATCGGTGTGCAGGCAGCGCTGGCCGAGCGTGCACGCTCGGGCAAGGGGCAGCATATCGATCTGGCGCTGCTCGATACCGCCGTTGCGGTGCTGGCCAATCAGGCCATGAACTACATGATCGGGGGCGAGGTGCCGCATCGGCTGGGCAATGCGCATCCCAATATCGTGCCCTATCAGGTGTTCCCCGCTTCGGTCGGCCACCTGATCATCGCCTGCGGCAATGACCGGCAGTTTGTCGGCCTGTGCGGCGCGCTTGGCGTGGCCGAACTGAGCCAGGACGCCGAGTATGCGACCAATCCGGCGCGCGTGGCCAACCGTGTCGCGCTGACGGCCCTGCTCGATGCCCGCACCAGACAACGCAGCCGCGCCGACCTGATTGCCGCGCTGGGTGTTGCCGGTGTGCCGTGCGGGCCAATCAATACCGTGGCAGATGCGCTGGACGACCCGCAATTGCAGGCGCGCGAGCTGGCCATTGCGCCACAGGGCGTACCCGGCCTGCGCAGCCCGCTGAAATTCTCGCGCAGCCCGCTGGCACTGGAGCATTCTGCCCCAACGCTGGGCGCCAGCGACATGCCGGTGTGGTCAAAGCGTGATGATCCGGCCTGA
- a CDS encoding MFS transporter, translating to MARVKIERGSPDYWRASAALFLAAFSVFAAVYSVQPLLPVFAVEFGLDAATSSVSLSATTATLALSLLLIGWLGNRFNRKRLMLATMLATAVLVLAVPASVDWTSLVVARALLGIAVCGVPAIAMVYLAEEMSNSALGLGMGLFVGGSALGGMSGRLMVGYLSEMIGWRAALTALGVLILINALVFLLLLPAPKTPRATTLSVRQLGANFASVFSDKALPLLFLCSFLMMGGFVAIYNYVGFRLLAPPYNLDHGQIALVFVVYLVGTLGSAWMGSLAGRLGRRKVFWPLIVVMLTGLAITLMSSLWAIVAGMAIMTFSFFGAHSIASAWVARRSQDARAQGSAIYLLAYYAGSSVIGTLGGYGWSHWGWPGVVGFSAITFTIALLLAWRLYILPPLNLPVD from the coding sequence TTGGCCAGAGTAAAGATCGAGCGCGGCTCCCCTGACTATTGGCGCGCCTCTGCTGCGCTGTTTCTGGCCGCTTTTTCCGTCTTTGCCGCCGTCTATTCGGTGCAGCCGCTGCTACCGGTCTTTGCCGTGGAATTTGGCCTCGATGCCGCGACAAGTTCGGTCTCGCTGTCGGCGACGACCGCCACGCTGGCGCTCTCACTGTTGCTGATCGGCTGGCTGGGCAACCGGTTCAACCGCAAGCGATTGATGTTGGCTACCATGCTGGCGACGGCTGTGCTGGTACTGGCAGTGCCCGCCAGCGTGGACTGGACCAGCCTGGTTGTGGCACGCGCGCTGCTGGGTATTGCGGTTTGCGGGGTGCCAGCCATCGCCATGGTCTATCTGGCCGAAGAAATGTCCAATTCGGCGCTGGGGCTGGGCATGGGGCTGTTCGTCGGTGGTTCGGCCCTGGGTGGCATGAGCGGGCGGCTGATGGTGGGATATCTCTCGGAGATGATCGGCTGGCGTGCCGCGCTGACGGCGCTGGGCGTGCTGATCCTGATCAATGCGCTGGTCTTCCTGCTGCTATTGCCCGCGCCCAAAACCCCGCGCGCGACAACACTGAGCGTGCGCCAATTGGGCGCCAATTTCGCCAGTGTGTTCTCCGACAAGGCACTGCCCCTGTTGTTTTTGTGCTCGTTCCTGATGATGGGCGGCTTTGTCGCCATCTATAACTATGTCGGCTTCCGTCTGCTCGCCCCACCCTACAATCTTGATCATGGCCAGATCGCACTGGTGTTCGTGGTCTATCTGGTGGGCACGTTGGGCTCGGCCTGGATGGGCTCGCTGGCCGGACGACTGGGGCGGCGCAAAGTGTTCTGGCCGCTGATTGTGGTGATGCTGACGGGATTGGCGATCACCCTGATGAGTTCGCTCTGGGCCATTGTGGCCGGCATGGCGATCATGACCTTCTCGTTTTTTGGCGCACATTCGATCGCCAGCGCCTGGGTGGCGCGCCGGTCCCAGGATGCGCGGGCGCAGGGCAGCGCCATCTATCTTCTCGCCTATTATGCCGGCTCAAGCGTCATCGGCACGCTGGGCGGCTATGGCTGGAGCCATTGGGGCTGGCCAGGCGTGGTGGGCTTTTCGGCCATCACCTTTACTATCGCCCTGCTGCTGGCTTGGCGGCTCTACATCCTGCCGCCGCTCAACCTGCCCGTGGATTGA
- a CDS encoding sensor histidine kinase has translation MINGAAVSRRYIRLSTLNALIGLSLCGAAAYFGGRTASDLQASQLGAAAQQILNVQAEALNGALDKYRMLPVMLGHRPDTAALFEPGADTAATRRIAVQAAGISGALDVVFVRPTGAVLARASASVADVIAPDSDLMRAALQGRLGRDERVLADGRRTYVFSSAMWQGTTVIGAVAVYVDLETIEDNWSLINNPILASDASGMVIISNRPAWRMAPRPDFRNTVEGGGANPMLEEPTRYLARSRYLAPLNWTLTVLLQAAPMRLAAALWGGLAAALTLGLTLAVQMLINRNFAIVRRTRAQRANALRLERIVRDRTRELLDTNTSLAYEVGERKAAVEMLRKTQAELVQTGKMAALGQMSTALSHEINQPLSAVKTYAQNALTYLQRGRQSEAMENIGRISELTDRMAAISKHLRNFARKPNPTFGSTTIAKVIEDALLVVSARLREQSVTVTTDLHDAGLLVRGGPVRLQQVMVNLILNALDAMKGQSDPTIAISVAQVENTVQVSVRDNGPGIETQDLDQIFDPFFTTKEVGQGLGLGLSISYNIIKDFGGTLSAHNSEDGGACFVVSLDQGEGEQVAAQ, from the coding sequence ATGATCAACGGCGCAGCCGTCTCACGACGCTATATCCGGCTGAGCACGCTCAATGCGCTGATCGGGCTGAGCCTGTGTGGCGCGGCGGCCTATTTCGGTGGTCGCACGGCGTCTGATCTGCAGGCGAGCCAACTGGGCGCAGCGGCGCAGCAAATTCTCAATGTGCAGGCCGAGGCGCTGAACGGTGCGCTCGACAAGTACCGCATGCTGCCAGTGATGCTGGGACACCGTCCGGACACAGCGGCGCTGTTCGAACCGGGGGCGGACACGGCAGCGACGCGGCGCATTGCCGTGCAGGCAGCGGGTATTTCAGGCGCACTGGACGTGGTGTTTGTGCGCCCCACAGGCGCGGTTCTGGCGCGGGCCTCGGCCTCGGTGGCGGATGTTATTGCCCCTGATTCAGATCTGATGCGTGCCGCCCTGCAGGGGCGACTGGGCCGCGACGAACGGGTGCTGGCAGATGGCCGGCGCACTTATGTGTTCAGTTCGGCAATGTGGCAGGGCACCACCGTGATCGGCGCAGTGGCAGTCTATGTCGACCTTGAAACCATCGAGGACAACTGGTCGCTGATCAACAATCCCATTCTGGCGTCTGACGCCTCAGGCATGGTGATCATTTCCAACCGCCCTGCCTGGCGGATGGCACCGCGGCCCGATTTCCGCAATACGGTGGAGGGTGGTGGCGCCAATCCAATGCTCGAAGAACCGACCCGCTATCTGGCCCGTTCGCGCTATCTGGCGCCGCTGAACTGGACGCTGACCGTCTTGTTGCAGGCCGCACCGATGCGGCTGGCGGCAGCCCTGTGGGGCGGGCTGGCGGCGGCGCTGACGCTGGGTCTGACGCTGGCCGTGCAGATGCTGATCAACCGCAACTTTGCCATTGTGCGCCGTACCAGGGCACAGCGTGCCAATGCCCTGCGGCTGGAACGGATCGTGCGCGACAGAACCCGCGAACTGCTCGATACCAATACCTCGCTGGCCTATGAGGTGGGGGAGCGCAAGGCGGCGGTCGAGATGTTGCGCAAGACCCAGGCCGAACTGGTACAGACCGGCAAGATGGCCGCGCTCGGCCAGATGTCGACGGCGCTGTCACACGAGATCAACCAGCCGCTTTCGGCGGTCAAAACCTATGCGCAGAATGCGCTGACCTATCTGCAACGGGGCCGGCAATCCGAGGCGATGGAGAATATTGGCCGTATTTCGGAGCTGACCGACCGGATGGCGGCAATTTCCAAGCATTTGCGCAACTTTGCGCGCAAGCCCAACCCGACATTCGGCTCGACCACCATTGCCAAGGTCATCGAAGACGCGCTGCTCGTGGTGTCGGCCCGCTTGCGTGAGCAGAGCGTGACGGTGACCACCGATCTGCACGATGCGGGCTTGCTGGTGCGGGGCGGACCGGTGCGGCTGCAGCAGGTGATGGTCAATCTGATCCTGAACGCACTCGACGCCATGAAGGGCCAATCCGACCCGACAATTGCGATCAGCGTTGCGCAGGTCGAGAACACTGTGCAGGTCTCGGTCCGCGACAATGGACCGGGCATTGAAACGCAAGACCTCGACCAGATCTTTGATCCGTTCTTTACCACCAAGGAGGTGGGTCAGGGCCTGGGTCTGGGCTTGTCGATCTCCTACAACATCATCAAGGATTTCGGCGGCACCTTGTCGGCTCACAATAGTGAGGATGGTGGCGCCTGCTTTGTGGTCAGTCTGGATCAGGGCGAGGGTGAACAGGTGGCTGCGCAATGA
- a CDS encoding sigma-54-dependent transcriptional regulator, with amino-acid sequence MSLPIEVLLVDDEEDLRRATSQTLDLVGFPVRTTASAEEALASVSRGWHGILVTDIRMPGMDGMTLLRKAVAIDPDLPVLLLTGHGDVNLAVDAMRDGAYDFIEKPFSVERLLDSITRAMEKRQLTLENRALRSSVANRSDDLETRLVGRTPVMVAVRKQIRAVAPTRADVLIVGDTGTGKELAARAIHDLSSDEDRPFVAINCAAIPAEMMEAELFGYEVGAFAGAMRARVGKFEHARNGTIFLDDIENMPLYLQAKLLRVVQERAVTRLGSHEPIALNARFIATSSVDLERAANEESFRKDLLYRLNIATLRLPPLADRAEDIPALFAHLVQIVATQLRVPAPSLSTSYLSSLSLRPWPGNVRELRNAAERYVLGIDGVEEARAATSATTLRERVQAFERQAIADELRAQNGSLKAVYEVLGLSRKSLYEKMVKLGLDRKDFRED; translated from the coding sequence ATGAGTTTGCCCATCGAAGTGCTGCTGGTTGATGATGAAGAAGATCTGCGCCGGGCGACCAGCCAGACATTGGATCTGGTCGGGTTTCCGGTACGCACGACCGCCTCGGCGGAAGAAGCGCTCGCCTCGGTCTCGCGCGGCTGGCACGGCATTCTTGTGACCGATATCCGCATGCCCGGCATGGACGGCATGACCCTGTTGCGCAAGGCGGTCGCCATTGATCCCGACCTGCCTGTGCTGCTGCTGACCGGGCATGGCGACGTCAATCTGGCGGTCGATGCGATGCGCGATGGCGCCTATGATTTCATCGAAAAACCCTTTTCGGTCGAACGCCTGCTTGATTCCATTACCCGCGCAATGGAGAAGCGCCAGCTGACGCTGGAAAACCGCGCCCTGCGCTCCAGCGTTGCCAACCGTTCCGATGATCTGGAGACCCGTCTGGTGGGACGGACGCCGGTCATGGTGGCGGTGCGCAAGCAGATCCGCGCCGTCGCGCCCACCCGAGCCGATGTGCTGATCGTGGGCGACACCGGGACCGGCAAGGAGTTGGCCGCGCGCGCCATCCACGATCTGTCGTCAGATGAAGACCGGCCCTTTGTCGCCATCAATTGCGCAGCCATCCCCGCAGAGATGATGGAGGCCGAATTGTTCGGCTATGAGGTTGGGGCCTTTGCCGGCGCGATGCGGGCCCGGGTGGGCAAGTTCGAACATGCCCGCAATGGCACGATCTTCCTGGACGATATCGAGAACATGCCGCTCTATCTGCAGGCCAAGCTGTTGCGCGTTGTACAGGAGCGGGCCGTGACGCGGTTGGGGTCGCACGAGCCGATCGCGCTCAATGCGCGCTTCATCGCAACTTCCAGCGTTGATCTGGAGCGGGCCGCCAATGAGGAGAGCTTTCGCAAGGATCTGCTCTATCGGCTCAACATCGCCACGTTGCGCCTGCCGCCACTGGCCGACCGGGCCGAGGACATCCCTGCCCTGTTTGCCCATTTGGTTCAGATCGTTGCCACGCAGTTGCGCGTGCCGGCGCCAAGCCTGTCCACCAGCTATCTGTCCAGCCTTAGCCTTCGCCCCTGGCCGGGCAATGTTCGCGAATTGCGCAATGCCGCCGAACGCTATGTTCTGGGCATTGATGGCGTCGAGGAGGCACGTGCCGCCACCAGTGCAACGACGCTGCGCGAGCGGGTCCAGGCCTTTGAACGCCAGGCCATCGCCGACGAACTCCGCGCCCAGAATGGCAGCCTGAAGGCCGTCTACGAGGTTCTCGGCCTATCGCGGAAATCGCTATACGAAAAAATGGTCAAGCTGGGGCTGGACCGCAAGGACTTCCGGGAGGACTGA
- a CDS encoding nitroreductase/quinone reductase family protein encodes MSDFNDQVIADFNANGGKPGGYFKDAPVLLLHAIGAKSGVERTQPLMFLPQDDNRWFVFASYAGGPKDPSWFHNIVAQPEFDISVGDGTTIERLPVRARVLEGAERDATYARQASLFPQFADYAEKTTRTIPVVELTRR; translated from the coding sequence ATGAGCGACTTCAACGATCAGGTGATTGCAGACTTCAATGCCAATGGCGGCAAGCCGGGTGGCTATTTCAAAGATGCCCCTGTGCTGCTGCTGCATGCCATTGGGGCCAAGTCAGGGGTCGAGCGCACCCAGCCCCTGATGTTCCTGCCACAGGACGACAACCGCTGGTTCGTCTTTGCGTCCTATGCCGGCGGTCCCAAGGACCCATCCTGGTTTCACAATATCGTCGCTCAGCCGGAATTCGATATTTCCGTCGGTGATGGCACCACAATTGAGCGGCTCCCGGTTCGGGCGCGCGTCCTTGAGGGAGCAGAGCGCGATGCGACCTATGCCAGACAGGCGAGCCTGTTCCCCCAGTTCGCCGACTATGCGGAAAAGACCACACGCACCATTCCGGTGGTTGAACTGACCCGGCGCTGA